The following proteins come from a genomic window of Microbacterium lemovicicum:
- a CDS encoding S41 family peptidase, which yields MPSHRALQNALADTIEAHYVFPEVAAAVAAEVRSWDAAGDEPPFEEWTRRLRLFDRHFRVVREAPTPVAREVQAGDTGAFLRTHPRGQIGVLVISEFVDPDERGRAEELAEALRWLADFDAAIVDVRGNHGGWPTMVAAVAGPLLGQPPVHVVDFTTRTGVETSYTTPADDDSALTWMPLAVLIDGGTASAAESFAYLLSTTRRAVIVGERSAGAANPGTFFDTGAGFAVFVSTGAPLDPRTSTNWEAVGVAPDHDVPSSDAEDAAVEVLTEQLTHRPAP from the coding sequence ATGCCCTCCCACCGCGCCCTCCAGAACGCACTCGCCGACACGATCGAAGCGCACTACGTGTTCCCCGAGGTCGCCGCCGCAGTCGCGGCGGAGGTGAGGTCGTGGGACGCGGCGGGTGATGAGCCGCCGTTCGAGGAGTGGACCCGACGCCTGCGGCTGTTCGACCGGCACTTCCGGGTCGTCCGCGAGGCGCCGACCCCTGTCGCCCGTGAGGTGCAGGCCGGTGACACGGGCGCGTTCCTGCGCACCCACCCCCGGGGGCAGATCGGCGTGCTGGTCATCTCGGAGTTCGTGGATCCTGATGAGCGGGGGCGCGCGGAGGAGCTCGCGGAAGCGCTCCGGTGGCTCGCGGACTTCGATGCCGCGATCGTGGATGTCCGCGGCAACCACGGGGGCTGGCCGACGATGGTCGCCGCCGTCGCGGGGCCCCTTCTCGGGCAGCCGCCCGTCCACGTGGTCGACTTCACGACCAGAACGGGCGTCGAAACTTCCTACACGACACCAGCCGACGACGACTCTGCTCTGACCTGGATGCCGCTGGCGGTCCTCATCGACGGAGGGACAGCCTCCGCCGCGGAGAGTTTCGCCTATCTCCTCTCGACGACGCGCCGAGCAGTCATCGTCGGAGAGAGGTCGGCGGGTGCGGCGAATCCCGGAACCTTCTTCGACACCGGCGCGGGCTTCGCCGTCTTCGTGTCGACCGGCGCACCCCTCGACCCCCGCACCTCGACGAACTGGGAGGCTGTCGGCGTCGCCCCCGACCACGACGTGCCGTCCTCGGACGCGGAAGACGCCGCGGTGGAGGTGCTCACGGAGCAGCTGACCCACCGTCCCGCGCCCTGA
- the dacB gene encoding D-alanyl-D-alanine carboxypeptidase/D-alanyl-D-alanine endopeptidase, with translation MPVPARRPLVTAVLLVASLALAGCTFAAPAEPTQSAGPAVPDDIRAIMDGASYPHARWGLAVEDLETGERLVDLGSDEFFPPGSTTKVFTVTPTYETLGGDHRFVTPVYATAPVSGGAVSGDLVLVAQGDVFFGARRAGADELSFTDFDHMEANSFPGLAGLVPEDPLAGIDDLADQIVASGVTSVSGEVIIDDRLFPAGQELSGIRLDPMYINENVIDITLTAGADGAAAEFDWRPKVSTLQVTSTVTTGAADSAPQIAISEQGGAVTVSGSIPAGGVPIVQVAEIEDPSSFARTALIEALRERGVTVAADPAASNPSDRLPADTTYAGAARVAAHESAPFREYAKVIWKVSHNRGADNDMCLLAIAEGSTRCGAGLAAVAEHLEKIGVDGTGVSFADGRGGEPADLTTPDAALELLRAISTRDDFDTLKNALPILGVDGSIATDNTGTGAAGHVYAKTGTVAGGDLTTGDLTVIAETLIGYIDAKSGRKLAFALYVNNLKLPKIDDLFSVFDDENKIAGLLYERY, from the coding sequence ATGCCCGTTCCCGCACGTCGCCCCCTCGTCACCGCCGTCCTGCTCGTCGCGAGTCTGGCCCTCGCCGGCTGCACCTTCGCCGCACCGGCGGAGCCGACGCAGAGCGCCGGCCCCGCGGTCCCCGACGACATCCGGGCGATCATGGACGGCGCGAGCTATCCGCACGCCCGGTGGGGGCTCGCGGTCGAGGACCTCGAGACGGGCGAGCGGCTCGTCGACCTCGGGTCGGACGAGTTCTTCCCGCCCGGATCGACGACGAAGGTGTTCACCGTCACGCCGACGTACGAGACGCTCGGCGGCGACCACCGCTTCGTCACCCCCGTCTACGCGACGGCTCCCGTCTCCGGGGGTGCGGTCAGCGGCGACCTCGTGCTCGTGGCCCAGGGCGACGTGTTCTTCGGCGCCCGGCGCGCGGGCGCCGACGAGCTGTCGTTCACGGACTTCGACCACATGGAGGCCAATTCCTTCCCCGGGCTGGCAGGGCTCGTCCCCGAGGATCCACTGGCGGGGATCGATGATCTGGCCGACCAGATCGTGGCCTCCGGCGTCACCTCCGTCTCCGGCGAGGTCATCATCGACGACCGTCTGTTCCCGGCCGGTCAGGAGCTGTCCGGCATCCGTCTGGATCCGATGTACATCAACGAGAACGTCATCGACATCACCCTGACGGCCGGCGCCGACGGCGCCGCGGCGGAGTTCGACTGGCGTCCGAAGGTCTCCACTCTGCAGGTGACCTCGACGGTGACGACGGGCGCCGCCGACTCCGCTCCGCAGATCGCGATCAGCGAGCAGGGCGGCGCCGTCACGGTGTCCGGGTCCATCCCGGCGGGCGGCGTGCCGATCGTCCAGGTCGCCGAGATCGAGGACCCGTCGTCGTTCGCCCGCACCGCGCTCATCGAGGCGCTGCGCGAGCGCGGTGTCACCGTCGCGGCCGACCCCGCGGCATCCAATCCCTCGGACCGCCTGCCCGCGGACACGACCTATGCCGGCGCCGCCCGCGTCGCCGCCCATGAGTCGGCGCCCTTCCGCGAGTACGCGAAGGTCATCTGGAAGGTGAGTCACAACCGCGGCGCCGACAACGACATGTGCCTGCTGGCGATCGCCGAGGGGTCGACCCGGTGCGGGGCAGGACTCGCGGCGGTGGCGGAGCACCTCGAGAAGATCGGGGTGGACGGCACGGGCGTCTCGTTCGCCGACGGCCGAGGCGGTGAGCCGGCCGATCTGACGACTCCGGATGCCGCGCTGGAGCTGCTGCGGGCCATCAGCACGCGCGACGACTTCGACACGCTGAAGAACGCGCTGCCCATCCTCGGCGTGGACGGCAGCATCGCGACCGACAACACGGGCACGGGTGCGGCAGGCCACGTGTACGCGAAGACGGGGACCGTCGCCGGCGGCGACCTGACCACGGGCGACCTCACGGTCATCGCCGAGACGCTCATCGGCTACATCGACGCGAAGTCGGGTCGAAAGCTCGCGTTCGCGCTCTACGTCAACAACCTCAAGCTGCCGAAGATCGACGACCTGTTCTCGGTCTTCGACGACGAGAACAAGATCGCGGGGCTGCTCTACGAGCGGTATTGA
- a CDS encoding PfkB family carbohydrate kinase, which translates to MSGIVVLGSANMDLVVRQPRPAHPGETMSGSSFATGPGGKGLNQAVAAARAGAEVAFIGCVGPDDFGARLTRVLDEAGIDASAVRVVAEPIDRATTGIAAISVTDDGENSIVVVPGANGDDELTETDAAAIGRAQFLLVQLERPLPLVRRALETARESGVRTVLTPAPATTEAAALIPLADIVVPNEGEAAMLSGLADPDADASARALSGRASKGDGTGLAVVTLGERGAVVARGGEIVHRVGARRVDAVDTTGAGDTFVGALIAWLAGGAELEEALEAAAAAAAIAVTREGAAASMPSRDEIEAALGGDASVADAAPRPVERRSAAIPAPVYLDTDLGIDDALALGYLLAHPGVEVVGVGSVHGNLDAPQAARNVLDLLALTTGRGIPVAVGASDPLAGPFAGGAPHVHGDNGIGGVVLDRSPDEPVSEDAADLLIRLAHEHAGRLRVVAIGPLTNLAVALERDPAIAGLLDGVWVMGGAALVPGNITPTAEANIFHDPEAAQVVLEADWPVVLVPLDVTMQNRFTSGDRAALTAAPGAAARAIGEMLALYEEFYTPIFGAPDVALHDPLAAALAAGGVRSALAPRVRVVVDTTHGPGRGQTICDFRGMYRGHPVPSGPTVEVVLELTEPFAPELRARLLELR; encoded by the coding sequence ATGAGCGGAATCGTCGTCCTCGGCAGCGCCAACATGGACCTCGTGGTGCGCCAGCCGCGGCCCGCGCACCCCGGCGAGACGATGTCGGGCAGCTCGTTCGCGACCGGCCCCGGCGGCAAGGGCCTCAACCAGGCCGTCGCCGCCGCGCGGGCCGGCGCGGAGGTCGCCTTCATCGGCTGCGTGGGCCCCGACGACTTCGGCGCGCGCCTGACCCGCGTGCTCGACGAGGCCGGCATCGATGCCTCGGCCGTCCGGGTGGTCGCGGAGCCCATCGACCGCGCCACGACCGGCATCGCCGCCATCAGCGTGACCGACGACGGCGAGAACTCGATCGTCGTCGTGCCCGGCGCGAACGGCGACGACGAGCTGACGGAGACGGATGCCGCGGCCATCGGCCGCGCGCAGTTCCTCCTCGTGCAGCTCGAGCGCCCGCTGCCCCTCGTGCGCCGGGCGCTGGAGACCGCGCGCGAGAGCGGAGTGCGCACCGTGCTGACTCCCGCGCCCGCGACGACGGAGGCCGCCGCACTGATCCCGCTCGCCGACATCGTCGTGCCCAACGAGGGCGAGGCGGCGATGCTGTCGGGGCTCGCCGATCCCGACGCCGACGCATCCGCGCGAGCCCTCAGCGGCCGCGCCTCGAAAGGCGACGGCACCGGCCTCGCCGTCGTGACCCTCGGTGAACGCGGTGCGGTCGTCGCCCGGGGCGGGGAGATCGTGCACCGGGTGGGCGCCCGCCGCGTCGACGCGGTGGACACGACCGGCGCGGGCGACACCTTCGTCGGCGCGCTGATCGCCTGGCTCGCCGGGGGCGCCGAGCTCGAGGAGGCGCTGGAGGCGGCGGCCGCCGCAGCGGCCATCGCCGTCACGCGCGAGGGAGCCGCGGCATCCATGCCCTCCCGGGACGAGATCGAGGCGGCGCTCGGGGGCGATGCGTCGGTTGCGGATGCTGCGCCGCGGCCCGTCGAGCGGAGGTCTGCGGCGATCCCTGCTCCCGTCTACCTCGACACCGACCTCGGCATCGACGATGCGCTGGCGCTCGGCTACCTGCTGGCGCACCCCGGCGTCGAGGTCGTGGGCGTCGGATCGGTGCACGGCAACCTCGACGCCCCGCAGGCCGCGCGCAACGTGCTGGACCTGCTCGCGCTGACCACGGGCCGCGGCATCCCGGTCGCGGTCGGTGCCTCCGACCCGCTCGCGGGACCGTTCGCCGGCGGGGCCCCGCATGTGCACGGCGACAACGGCATCGGCGGCGTGGTCCTCGATCGCAGCCCCGACGAGCCGGTCTCGGAAGATGCCGCGGATCTGCTGATCCGGCTGGCGCACGAGCACGCGGGCCGGCTCCGGGTGGTGGCGATCGGTCCGCTGACGAACCTCGCCGTGGCCCTCGAGCGCGATCCGGCGATCGCCGGTCTCCTCGACGGCGTGTGGGTGATGGGCGGCGCCGCTCTGGTGCCCGGCAACATCACGCCGACCGCTGAGGCGAACATCTTCCATGACCCCGAGGCCGCGCAGGTCGTGCTCGAGGCCGACTGGCCTGTCGTGCTGGTGCCGCTGGACGTCACGATGCAGAACCGTTTCACGTCGGGCGACCGCGCCGCGCTCACGGCCGCCCCCGGTGCCGCCGCACGGGCGATCGGCGAGATGCTGGCGCTGTACGAGGAGTTCTACACGCCGATCTTCGGAGCCCCGGATGTCGCGCTGCACGACCCGCTCGCGGCGGCACTCGCGGCGGGCGGTGTCCGCAGCGCGCTGGCGCCGCGGGTGCGTGTGGTGGTCGACACGACCCACGGCCCCGGGCGGGGTCAGACGATCTGCGACTTCCGCGGCATGTACCGCGGGCACCCCGTGCCGTCCGGCCCCACCGTGGAGGTCGTGCTGGAGCTCACCGAGCCGTTCGCGCCGGAGCTGCGGGCGCGTCTGCTCGAGCTGCGCTGA
- a CDS encoding long-chain-fatty-acid--CoA ligase, producing the protein MSANPTPDESPLRHRPWLSAYADGVPEEIDPVTETLVDLLDASVQRYSSQVACEFFGAETTYAELGEQVSRAANALRKLGVEAGDRVALVLPNCPQHVVAFYAALRIGAIVVEHNPLYTARELRHQFEVHEAVVAIVWDKVADTVAEFPSDIAPSAIVSVRMTDALPWGKRVALRLPVPAARASRDAMTADPTAKGVLTWSQLIKTRRLSRRHPIPSLDDTALLQLTSGTTGTPKAAILTHRNLRSNAAQGRAWVPGLREGEETFYAVLPMFHAYGLTLCLTFAISIGARIVLFPKFDVDLVVAAAKSSPPTFLPGVPPIYDALARATSRRGVDLTSIRFAISGAMSLPVPTVTRWEEATGGLLVEGYGMTETSPVALGNPIGPTRRPGTVGVPFPSTDIRVVDPEDPSSDRALGEPGELLIRGPQVFGGYWRRPDETAAVLLADGWLRTGDIVTVSADGFVTVVDRVKELIITGGFNVSPSEVEQALLLHPDVAEAAVIGLPRDSGGEDVVAAVVLTDGAVFDAGALRDFCRSHITAYKVPKRIVQLGDLPRSQIGKIQRRLVREQLLAD; encoded by the coding sequence ATGAGCGCGAACCCCACCCCAGACGAGTCGCCGCTGCGGCACCGCCCGTGGCTGAGCGCCTATGCCGACGGGGTGCCGGAGGAGATCGACCCCGTCACCGAGACGCTGGTGGACCTGCTCGACGCATCGGTGCAGCGGTACAGCAGTCAGGTCGCGTGCGAGTTCTTCGGGGCTGAGACGACGTACGCCGAGCTGGGGGAGCAGGTCTCCCGAGCGGCCAACGCCCTGCGCAAGCTGGGCGTCGAGGCGGGGGACAGGGTCGCCCTGGTGCTGCCGAACTGCCCGCAGCACGTCGTCGCCTTCTACGCCGCCCTGCGTATCGGCGCCATCGTCGTCGAGCACAACCCGCTCTACACGGCGCGCGAGCTGCGTCACCAGTTCGAGGTGCACGAGGCCGTCGTGGCCATCGTCTGGGACAAGGTCGCCGACACCGTGGCGGAGTTCCCGAGCGACATCGCACCGTCCGCCATCGTGTCGGTGCGCATGACGGATGCCCTTCCCTGGGGCAAGCGCGTCGCGCTGCGGCTCCCTGTGCCCGCCGCTCGTGCCTCCCGCGACGCGATGACCGCCGACCCGACCGCGAAGGGTGTGCTGACGTGGTCCCAGCTCATCAAGACGCGCAGGCTGTCGCGCAGACATCCCATCCCGTCCCTCGACGACACCGCTCTGCTTCAGCTGACCAGCGGCACGACAGGCACGCCGAAGGCCGCGATCCTCACCCACCGCAACCTCCGCTCCAACGCGGCGCAGGGACGCGCCTGGGTGCCGGGACTGCGCGAGGGGGAGGAGACCTTCTATGCGGTGCTGCCCATGTTCCACGCGTACGGCCTCACGCTCTGCCTGACCTTCGCGATCTCCATCGGCGCTCGCATCGTGCTGTTCCCGAAGTTCGACGTCGACCTCGTCGTGGCCGCCGCGAAGTCCTCTCCACCGACGTTCCTGCCGGGTGTGCCGCCGATCTACGACGCCCTGGCACGGGCGACGTCGCGCAGGGGCGTCGATCTCACCAGCATCCGCTTCGCCATCTCGGGCGCCATGAGCCTGCCGGTGCCCACGGTCACCCGGTGGGAGGAGGCCACGGGCGGACTCCTTGTCGAGGGCTACGGCATGACCGAGACCTCGCCGGTCGCGCTCGGCAACCCGATCGGCCCGACGCGACGGCCCGGCACGGTCGGCGTGCCGTTCCCGAGCACGGACATCCGCGTCGTCGACCCCGAGGATCCGTCCTCCGACCGCGCCCTCGGCGAGCCGGGTGAGCTGCTGATCCGCGGACCGCAGGTCTTCGGCGGCTACTGGCGGCGCCCCGACGAGACGGCGGCGGTGCTGCTGGCCGACGGGTGGCTGCGCACCGGCGACATCGTCACGGTCTCCGCCGACGGCTTCGTCACGGTCGTCGACCGGGTCAAGGAGCTCATCATCACCGGCGGCTTCAACGTGAGCCCCAGCGAGGTCGAGCAGGCGCTCCTGCTGCACCCCGACGTCGCGGAGGCGGCCGTCATCGGACTGCCGCGCGACTCGGGCGGAGAGGACGTCGTCGCCGCGGTCGTGCTCACCGACGGTGCCGTGTTCGACGCGGGCGCCCTGCGCGACTTCTGCCGCTCCCACATCACCGCTTACAAGGTGCCCAAGCGCATCGTCCAGCTCGGCGACCTGCCGCGTTCGCAGATCGGCAAGATCCAGCGGCGGCTGGTGAGGGAGCAGCTGCTGGCCGACTGA
- a CDS encoding VOC family protein, with protein MDYSLEVIAIPVSDVDDAVRFYVDQVGFHLDHDVSHVPGMRVVQMTPVGSACSVVIGEGMPLGEPGSTKGLQLVVGDIDAAREELAGRGVPISEVQQLGPEGMQGSRFAFFTDLDGNAWSLQEIRR; from the coding sequence ATGGACTACTCGCTCGAGGTGATCGCGATCCCCGTCTCGGACGTCGACGACGCGGTGCGCTTCTACGTCGATCAGGTCGGGTTCCACCTCGACCACGACGTCTCGCACGTTCCCGGGATGCGGGTGGTGCAGATGACGCCGGTCGGGTCGGCCTGCTCGGTGGTGATCGGCGAGGGGATGCCGCTCGGTGAGCCCGGCTCGACGAAGGGCCTTCAGCTGGTGGTCGGCGACATCGACGCAGCGCGTGAGGAGCTCGCCGGCCGCGGTGTGCCGATCTCGGAGGTGCAGCAGCTCGGCCCCGAGGGCATGCAGGGCTCGCGCTTCGCCTTCTTCACCGACCTCGACGGCAACGCCTGGTCGTTGCAGGAGATCCGGCGCTGA
- a CDS encoding VOC family protein, whose translation MSITTTTHLNFRGTARSAMEFYRSVFGGDLQLMTYAQMGMPAEAPGADKVVFSRLQADGGFRLMAYDIPGTDDTDAAATAGRTRREYGMTLTDRTFFQSLQGPTLDEVSVLWDHLSDGALIIEPLAASAWSAGFGMLSDRFGVTWVVDVQPAG comes from the coding sequence ATGAGCATCACCACCACCACACACCTCAACTTCCGCGGCACCGCGCGATCGGCGATGGAGTTCTACCGCTCCGTCTTCGGCGGCGACCTCCAGCTCATGACCTACGCCCAGATGGGGATGCCCGCTGAGGCGCCCGGGGCGGACAAGGTCGTCTTCTCGCGCCTGCAGGCCGACGGCGGGTTCCGGCTGATGGCGTACGACATCCCCGGAACCGATGACACGGATGCCGCGGCCACCGCCGGCCGCACGCGTCGGGAATACGGCATGACCCTCACCGACCGCACGTTCTTCCAGTCGCTGCAGGGGCCGACGCTCGACGAGGTCTCGGTCTTGTGGGACCACCTGTCCGACGGGGCGCTCATCATCGAGCCGCTGGCGGCCTCCGCCTGGAGCGCGGGCTTCGGCATGCTCAGCGACCGCTTCGGCGTCACCTGGGTCGTCGACGTGCAGCCCGCGGGCTGA
- a CDS encoding Cof-type HAD-IIB family hydrolase translates to MSPDIRLVAVDMDGTLLDGDGRIPDTLWPLLPRLAARGVTFVPASGRQLATLQRSFGDAAAGMTFIAENGTHVVDGSRVIALDALDAETVRTAVTTLRELAADGYDLGVVVCGRRSAYIERTDAAFQTEADTYYAALEVVDDLLAVDDEVLKLAVYDFDIAEHSVGPALADLARTHQVVVSGTHWVDIMNRGVDKGVALRRLQEDLGIDRSQTAAFGDFLNDLEMLDAADWSFAMADAHPDVVARARHRAPSNVDHGVITTLEELVFGT, encoded by the coding sequence GTGAGCCCCGACATCCGCCTCGTCGCCGTCGACATGGACGGCACCCTCCTCGACGGCGACGGCCGCATCCCCGACACGCTCTGGCCCCTGCTGCCGCGCCTCGCCGCGCGCGGGGTGACCTTCGTGCCCGCGTCGGGTCGGCAGCTCGCCACCCTCCAGCGCTCTTTCGGCGACGCCGCCGCCGGCATGACGTTCATCGCCGAGAACGGCACGCACGTCGTCGACGGATCCCGCGTCATCGCCCTCGACGCCCTCGACGCGGAGACGGTCCGCACGGCGGTCACGACGCTGCGGGAGCTCGCGGCCGACGGGTACGACCTCGGCGTGGTCGTGTGCGGACGTCGTTCGGCCTACATCGAGCGGACGGACGCCGCGTTCCAGACGGAGGCCGACACGTACTACGCCGCGCTCGAGGTCGTCGACGACCTGCTCGCGGTCGACGACGAGGTGCTGAAGCTCGCGGTGTACGACTTCGACATCGCCGAGCACAGCGTGGGCCCGGCGCTCGCCGACCTCGCCCGCACGCACCAGGTGGTGGTGTCGGGCACGCATTGGGTCGACATCATGAACCGCGGCGTCGACAAGGGCGTCGCCCTCCGCCGCCTCCAGGAGGACCTCGGCATCGACCGCTCGCAGACCGCGGCGTTCGGCGACTTCCTCAACGACCTCGAGATGCTGGATGCCGCGGACTGGTCGTTCGCGATGGCGGACGCGCATCCGGACGTCGTCGCCCGTGCGCGCCACCGTGCCCCGTCGAACGTCGACCACGGCGTCATCACGACGCTCGAGGAGCTCGTCTTCGGGACCTGA
- a CDS encoding helix-turn-helix transcriptional regulator, whose protein sequence is MPTTSSRMLALLSLLQTRRDWPGPVLAERLNVTPRTVRRDVDRLRELGYEIASSKGPDGGYRLSAGSDLPPLLFDDAQAVAIAIALQSVPSSGVELDDAAARALLTVRQVMPARLRHRIDGIRFSGTAAQIHVDPAVVEVVSAAVHDRRTLRFDYGDESDRPTRRAEPHGIVARAGRWYLVAWDLDRDDWRTFRLDRLRLKAGGAPFTARPIPTGAAGTFVEARAKGSTDAATWPVHGEFAFPLPPAAVAPWIGDGDLEELPDGGCRVRIGSWSCAGLLSWVLRFDVAFTVIGPPELRAAAGVVAARLAAARTALTPVSPTPDV, encoded by the coding sequence ATGCCTACGACGTCCTCGCGCATGCTCGCGCTCCTGTCGCTTCTGCAGACGCGGCGCGACTGGCCAGGACCGGTGCTCGCGGAGCGATTGAACGTGACGCCGCGGACGGTCCGCCGCGACGTCGACCGCCTGCGGGAGCTCGGCTACGAGATCGCGTCGAGCAAGGGGCCCGACGGCGGCTACCGCCTGTCCGCCGGCTCCGACCTGCCGCCGTTGCTGTTCGACGACGCGCAGGCGGTCGCGATCGCGATCGCCCTGCAGTCGGTGCCCTCCTCAGGGGTCGAGCTGGACGATGCGGCCGCGCGGGCGCTCCTCACGGTGCGACAGGTGATGCCTGCACGGCTGCGGCACCGCATCGACGGCATCCGCTTCTCCGGCACGGCGGCGCAGATCCACGTCGATCCGGCGGTGGTGGAGGTCGTGAGCGCGGCTGTCCACGACCGTCGCACACTGCGCTTCGACTACGGCGACGAGAGCGACCGCCCCACGCGACGCGCCGAGCCGCACGGGATCGTCGCACGCGCCGGCCGCTGGTACCTCGTGGCGTGGGACCTCGACCGCGACGACTGGCGCACCTTCCGTCTCGACCGGCTCCGACTGAAGGCGGGCGGCGCGCCCTTCACGGCACGGCCGATCCCGACGGGCGCCGCCGGCACGTTCGTGGAGGCGAGGGCGAAGGGATCGACGGATGCCGCCACCTGGCCGGTGCACGGGGAGTTCGCCTTCCCGCTGCCACCCGCTGCCGTCGCACCGTGGATCGGCGACGGCGACCTCGAGGAGCTGCCCGACGGCGGCTGCCGCGTGCGCATCGGCTCGTGGTCGTGCGCCGGACTGCTGTCCTGGGTGCTGCGCTTCGACGTCGCTTTCACCGTCATCGGGCCGCCGGAACTGCGGGCAGCTGCGGGGGTGGTCGCGGCGCGGCTGGCTGCGGCTCGGACAGCTCTTACGCCGGTGTCGCCGACGCCCGACGTCTGA
- a CDS encoding DUF1684 domain-containing protein: MPSDARTALETADWRRRVFALYDAVRRAETPEEGHELWRIERDDLLARHPASPLLPEAKQWFTGAEVAPYDADWRFELPIVEAEPARFEFATGTDGVVPFERLGVVEIPGVGTLDVWRLTTYGGGLFIPVRDALAGAPGGTYGGGRYLIDTIKGADLGADAAASRIVVDFNFAYNPSCAYDPAWACPLAQPGNVLRVDVPVGELYS, encoded by the coding sequence ATGCCCTCTGACGCCCGCACCGCCCTCGAGACCGCCGACTGGCGCCGTCGTGTCTTCGCCCTCTACGACGCGGTCCGCCGCGCGGAGACGCCCGAGGAGGGGCACGAGCTGTGGCGGATCGAACGCGATGACCTGCTGGCGCGGCATCCGGCATCACCCCTGCTGCCCGAGGCGAAGCAGTGGTTCACGGGCGCCGAGGTGGCGCCGTACGACGCCGACTGGCGTTTCGAGCTGCCCATCGTCGAGGCCGAGCCCGCGCGCTTCGAATTCGCCACCGGCACCGACGGCGTGGTGCCGTTCGAGCGGCTCGGCGTCGTCGAGATCCCCGGCGTGGGCACCCTGGACGTGTGGCGGCTGACCACGTACGGCGGCGGGCTGTTCATCCCGGTGCGCGACGCGCTCGCCGGAGCCCCCGGCGGCACGTACGGCGGCGGGCGCTACCTGATCGACACGATCAAGGGTGCCGATCTGGGGGCGGATGCCGCGGCATCCCGCATCGTCGTCGACTTCAACTTCGCCTACAACCCGTCGTGCGCCTACGACCCGGCATGGGCGTGCCCGCTCGCGCAGCCGGGAAACGTGCTGCGCGTCGACGTGCCCGTGGGCGAGCTCTACAGCTGA
- a CDS encoding aldo/keto reductase: MIDLTLNNGVTLPTIGLGVFQSPPEETAAAVDTALRVGYRHIDTAAAYNNEREVGEGLRRSGVDRADVFLETKVWVSDYGHDEALHAFEKAVGKLGVETLDLLILHQPAPSRFARTVAAYQALEELLADGRVRAIGVSNFMPPHLERLMAEVEVVPAVNQVELHPYFAQPDVQSEDARRGILTQAWSPIGGITFYPGPWGDERRNVMQDETIGDIARVHGRSPAQVMLRWGIQQGRSVIPKSTNPERIRENFDVFDFELGADEMARITALDTGVRSGPDPDVAREELFDRVIPEA; encoded by the coding sequence ATGATCGACCTGACCCTGAACAACGGCGTCACCCTTCCCACGATCGGGCTCGGCGTCTTCCAGAGCCCGCCCGAGGAGACGGCCGCCGCGGTGGACACCGCGCTGCGCGTCGGCTACCGCCACATCGACACCGCGGCGGCCTACAACAACGAGCGCGAGGTGGGCGAGGGCCTCCGGCGGTCGGGCGTCGACCGCGCCGACGTCTTCCTCGAGACCAAGGTGTGGGTGTCCGACTACGGCCACGACGAGGCGCTGCACGCCTTCGAGAAAGCGGTCGGGAAGCTCGGCGTCGAGACGCTCGATCTGCTGATCCTGCATCAGCCCGCGCCGAGCCGGTTCGCCCGCACGGTGGCCGCGTATCAGGCGCTCGAGGAGCTCCTGGCCGACGGGCGGGTGCGGGCGATCGGAGTGAGCAACTTCATGCCCCCTCACCTGGAGCGGCTGATGGCGGAGGTCGAGGTGGTCCCGGCCGTCAACCAGGTCGAGCTCCACCCCTACTTCGCGCAGCCCGACGTGCAGTCCGAGGACGCGCGGCGCGGCATCCTGACCCAGGCGTGGTCGCCGATCGGCGGCATCACCTTCTACCCGGGACCCTGGGGCGACGAGCGCCGCAACGTGATGCAGGACGAGACCATCGGCGACATCGCCCGCGTCCACGGGAGGAGTCCCGCCCAGGTCATGCTGCGGTGGGGCATCCAGCAGGGCCGCTCCGTCATCCCGAAGTCCACGAACCCCGAGCGCATCCGCGAGAACTTCGACGTCTTCGACTTCGAGCTCGGCGCCGACGAGATGGCGCGCATCACGGCGCTCGACACCGGGGTGCGCAGCGGACCCGACCCCGACGTCGCCCGCGAAGAGCTCTTCGACCGGGTCATCCCCGAGGCCTGA